DNA sequence from the Podospora pseudocomata strain CBS 415.72m chromosome 2 map unlocalized CBS415.72m_2.2, whole genome shotgun sequence genome:
ACAGCGTCAAGTATGCATGGCCGTTGCCGTTTGGCCCTCGGAAACCGATGGCGTAACTGGACACGCTTTGGAGCTGCCTGCAACGCCGTAGATGGCACTTTTATAATGCCGATTATTTCCATTTTGGTATTTGTCTAGATTTCCGGGGTAAAGAAGAAGCCTCCATCCCGTCATCATACTTGTTCTAGGcacctcatccccctttTCGGATTTCGAACCAACTTCTCGGATTAGAAGAAATCTACCTCTAGTAACCTCTCTACCTCTTTCCTCAGGGAGCCCTTCTCTGGGCCTAAACTTTGAACCGATTTAGTGATACTGAGGTCACAGGGAGAGCCGGCCGAGGTGCCTCGTCAGCAATTGAAGGGGCAGGTAGACTCTCTTTCCTAAGGTAGCTAATGGGAGACAGAGCTTGATATGGCATCGTCGGTGTGCGTTTTGGAGACATAGAAGCGTGACGGTGCCGGAGCCTGTGTGGAGTTGATGTCGGGCCAATTTCACCTGGCTGGAGGCGAGTTTTGACTTTATATATTGATTCCCAAATCCTGGAAAAACTGATCATTTGGCTCAAAGTTGAAGGTTTCCCCTTATAGATACTAATAATGGCAACCCTCGCGTCTTGAGATAGGCGGTTTAGATCGCGTATCTTACGCAGGATGGAAGATCTCCGTTCCTCAAATAACTTTTTTCTCACGCTGGGCTGGGGACCTTTGGAACTTTTGGATGTCATGTCGAGATAGATGTTCGCCTTTCGTAGAGTCGACTTGTGTCAGTCGTCCATGATATTTAATATCTTCCGCTCAATGTGAGCAACTGTACACTCTCTAAGTATAGCAGCGTGCGATTAATAGAATATGGTTCAGTTACCCGGCTGGCCACACCGCGAAGGCCCTGGCTGGCCGCATTATCTAGGCTGGCCACACATGGCCCTGGTCACTTCAAGGAGCGGGCCGCTCGTAGCCGGAATCCAACTGGAATTGCACACGTCGCGTCAATCACGTGAGGCTGTTGCACCTTCAAGCAGACCGCAGCGAAAGCAATTGTTCCCAGCATCGTGTCCGCAGTCCTTTATCTCTGCGAAACGACGCAACTCATTGGTCCTTTCCATTCCGTCGCACAATGGTCTCACACAACAGAACATCCTCTTGTCCACCAAGCATTAAAGCTGACGTTTTGTTTTCGACAGTCTCCACCTTTCTCCGCCTTTCTCCTTGAAGTCCAGCCAGGGCCGGGTGGTGACCTGCTGCGGCCCCAAGATCGACTCTTGTCACTCCTGCCCGCGTCCTACCGCACCGATACCGACGACATTGTTGCCGCAGGTCGGGATGTATGTGCCTGCATCGCGAAAGAACTCGATTTGAAGAGGTTAGACAGGGTCCTCAGTTGGCTGTGGGTTGCCGGTCGCCCCATGCCACCGCGTCCGCTGcaccgccagctcctcctctcccgggAGCTCTTCGTCACGGAGCAGATGGACATGCACCTGGTCTGGACAAGCGGCCGACTATTTGTCAAACCAATCCCGCGTTTTTTGCTCGACCCTGCTTTCTGGATGGAGTATCTCTGTTGCCAGTCGGGTTGCAGCTGTTCCGTTGCGAGCGAATGCAATCGGCCGGCCCTGCAGCGGCGTGCGCTCGGGTTCCTGTTCTCGTACGCCGCGCTCATCTCACATGAAAGTGACTTTTCTATAGCACAGGACAAGCACTTGCTGCCGCCGGAGGTGACATGGCTAGCATGGAGGCACCTTGTCGAACAGCTGGACACTGAGCGCATCTACTCTAAGGTTGATGTTCGGTTCCACTACGGCGAGCTCCGCCTCTCCCGTCTGAACAAGATATATCTCCTCTCGCAGCGCCCGTTCCTCCTTCATCGCTACATGTCACACTGGCAACAATACTGGGCCTTTTTCCAAGACAACTTCGCTTGGCTGGCTTCCGCCACCATCTACATTACTATCGCCCTCACCGCCATGCAGGTCGGGCTGGCAACTAGGACGCTGGCTGACAACGACGCCTTCCAATCCGTATCCTATGGCTTTACTGTCTTTTCCATCCTAGGCCCCATCGCCGCCGTGGGGCTTATtgtgttggtgttttgttaCATGTTTATCCACAACTGGGCGGCAACGGTGGCGTatggaaagaaaagacagCAGCACATAGCTAGCAGCTCGGAGAGTCCATGATACTGCAACCCAACCATGTAACTTTCGACTTGATTCAAGTAGCTGATCCTCATTATCCACAAGCGGTCTGTTATAAGACCCATCGTAATTCAACCATTGCCCCCGAGATACATTACTCAGACAGAGCCGAAGTGCTTTGTTGTCCATGTGGTCTGCAGCAGGGCACTATATTCAGCCCTGATACACAAGCAAACGCATCTACCCAGCCAAGATGAATGTATATGATGTCGAGCGCGGACATTCTGGACGTACTATCGAGGCTACTGTGCGTATGTTCAGCTATCCTGGCGGCTATAACTTCAGGGAGCTTCAACCTCTACTGCGGACCGTACCTCTTCTGTTTCAACTTTTGTGCCGTTTGTCTTGACACGATTGGGAGCGTCTAAATTACTGGTCCTCGGATGCGATTTAGCGCAATTGGTTGATAAGCGCCGTAGACGCCTGTCCAGTTGCGTCGCCCATGCTACCGCGAGATACCGTTGGCAGCAACCGACGTTACTGGCTACTTGTGGGCCAAGATGATTGGACGTGGTCGGCTGTGGCGCTTTGAGCTGTTCGCATGCACGAGTAGGAATCGCCGAACGACTTGGGTTTTGCGCCAGATATTGGGCGCTCTCGTCCATGAGGGCAAGCGATGTTCGGTATTTTTCTCCTGCCGTAATCGTGCACAAAGGGCGCGAAGCGTGTCTATAGGGATCTCGTTTTATCCTCTCACATATTTTGTTTCAAGGGCGAGACCCCAATTCTCGAAATATTCCTGGGATAAGTACCATGGTAGGATCCCTTTCGACATAGGAAAACGCGGCCGGACGCTAACTGCCGCCAATCCGCCTTTAGGCTCCGAAGGGACTCCGTCGGATCGCCCCAGTGCACGACGTCCCTGACAACACGACCATCGAGTACGTTGCACCGACCCAACGACTAAAGGCCTGTCTAATAGCATAGTATCATCGCAATCCACGGCTTGGGCACCGAGTCGCCGCGGACATGGGAGTTCAagaagaaaggaagaggcggggtggtgagctggcTGTCGGACAGCGacatgctgccggcagcTCTACCTGAGGCCCGCATATTCACCTACGACTGGAACGCAAACTACTTCAAAGATGCACCCGTACAAACGCTGCTCAGCCATGCTGACACGCTGCTCAAACTTGTTTCCGAAGGCCGCGGTTCGCAAACGCGACCGATCATCTTCGTTGCTTCTTGTTTTGGGGGCCTTATCCTGGCTGAGGTATGTCCCGATGGATTGACGGCGGACAGCGGTTAACATCCCTAGGCTGTTAATCGAGCAGCCCAGGAAGGCAGCGACTACCGACATATTCTGCTTTCCACTGTCGGGGTCGTTTTTCTCGCCACTCCGTTCCAGGGCAGCGATGCCGCCCAGCAAGCTCggtggcaggtgctggttgcCGGCATTATGGGAGAGCAAGCCTCCGACCAGCTCATACAAGACCTCGAGCAGAAACACGACTTCGTTCGCCAGCGTATCCAGAAATTCACCGAGATCGCGAATGCCGAGGCGGTCCGACTACCCCTGTATTGCTTCTTTGAAATGAAGAAGACAGAGATGTTAAGACGCATTCTATCACGAGGTTGGGCGAAAAAGCTGACTGAGCgtgtgatgaagaagattgtACGTTAATTTTATCGCGATTCATAATGTAGCTGACGCAGGATAGCTTGTGACGGAGTCCTCGGCTTGCCTCCATGGTTTCCATCGTCAGGGGCTAGATGCAACCCATTCGGGCATGAACAAATTCGAGGGTCCAGAATGCCCCAACTTTAAACTCGTTAAAGATGCGATCAAGCAATTCGCTGAAAATGCACCTGCCGTTTTGACGCGGCGGGAGAACTGTGAGTTAAACCATCCCCTCTGAGCGGCTACTACGGCTAGGATCCTGCTAACATGATGAAGTACCTGGCAAGCGGCACTGGATTGTCCCGTTTGGACGTAACAAGGAATTCGTCGGCCGTGAAAAGATTCTCCAGGACCTTCTCGGGAGGATTCATCCTAGTGCAGATAAGGATGACTGCCAGCGGACCGCAATCGAAGGcctgggaggggtgggaaagACGCAGGTCGCGCTCGAGGTTGCTTTTCGCGTCAGCAACGAGCACCCGAACTGCTCGGTCTTCTGGGTTCCCGCTGTGGATGTCACCAGTTTTGAGAACGCATACCGTGCTATCGGCCAGCAACTCGCGGTGCCCGGGATCGATGAAGTGAAGGCAGACGTCAAAGCACTTGTTAAGACAGCCTTGAGTCGTGAAAGTACGGGTAGCTGGCTTTTGATCATCGACAACGCTGATGACAGAAAGCTACTCCTTAGCGACACTGCCCTTACCGACTATCTTCCATTTAGCCGGAAAGGATCTATTCTATTCACAACGCGAAATCACGAAGTCGCGGTTAAGCTAGTAGGGCCTAAGAGTCACATTATCTCAGTTGAAGAAATGAGCAGAGACGAAGCCTTAAAGCTGTTGCAGAAAGGCTTGAAGGGAGATCAGATGCGTGATACGGCAAGCACTGTCGCGCTGCTGGAATTTCTTACCAATCTCCCTCTGGCGATACAGCAGGCGTCTGCTTACATGGCCGAGAAGCAGATCTTAACTACACAATACCTTGGACTGTGCAAGTCCAGTGACGAGGATATGATCGAGCTACTGAGCCGGGACTTTGAGGACCGACACCGATATCAGGGCATTCAAAACCCTGTCGCCACAACTTGGCTGATTTCGTTCCGGCACATCTCAGATCACGACCCGCTG
Encoded proteins:
- a CDS encoding uncharacterized protein (EggNog:ENOG503P106), with the translated sequence MSPPFSAFLLEVQPGPGGDLLRPQDRLLSLLPASYRTDTDDIVAAGRDVCACIAKELDLKRLDRVLSWLWVAGRPMPPRPLHRQLLLSRELFVTEQMDMHLVWTSGRLFVKPIPRFLLDPAFWMEYLCCQSGCSCSVASECNRPALQRRALGFLFSYAALISHESDFSIAQDKHLLPPEVTWLAWRHLVEQLDTERIYSKVDVRFHYGELRLSRLNKIYLLSQRPFLLHRYMSHWQQYWAFFQDNFAWLASATIYITIALTAMQVGLATRTLADNDAFQSVSYGFTVFSILGPIAAVGLIVLVFCYMFIHNWAATVAYGKKRQQHIASSSESP
- a CDS encoding uncharacterized protein (COG:S; EggNog:ENOG503NX9U); translated protein: MAPKGLRRIAPVHDVPDNTTIDIIAIHGLGTESPRTWEFKKKGRGGVVSWLSDSDMLPAALPEARIFTYDWNANYFKDAPVQTLLSHADTLLKLVSEGRGSQTRPIIFVASCFGGLILAEAVNRAAQEGSDYRHILLSTVGVVFLATPFQGSDAAQQARWQVLVAGIMGEQASDQLIQDLEQKHDFVRQRIQKFTEIANAEAVRLPLYCFFEMKKTEMLRRILSRGWAKKLTERVMKKILVTESSACLHGFHRQGLDATHSGMNKFEGPECPNFKLVKDAIKQFAENAPAVLTRRENLPGKRHWIVPFGRNKEFVGREKILQDLLGRIHPSADKDDCQRTAIEGLGGVGKTQVALEVAFRVSNEHPNCSVFWVPAVDVTSFENAYRAIGQQLAVPGIDEVKADVKALVKTALSRESTGSWLLIIDNADDRKLLLSDTALTDYLPFSRKGSILFTTRNHEVAVKLVGPKSHIISVEEMSRDEALKLLQKGLKGDQMRDTASTVALLEFLTNLPLAIQQASAYMAEKQILTTQYLGLCKSSDEDMIELLSRDFEDRHRYQGIQNPVATTWLISFRHISDHDPLAADYLRFMCFLAGKDIPQSLLPPAGRLRTVDAIGTLKAYAFISQRKEPDTYDIHRLVQISMLRWLAQKGERKEWTAKVLQRLDNMFPSPDHGNREVWMSYLPHTQHVFELRERADDEEVPTGLLSKVGQSFHNLGKYKEAEQMYRQTLQLCEKVLGKEHPGTLTSMNNLASVLDSQGKYEEAEQMHREELQLCEKVLGKEHPDTLTSMNNLASVLDSQGKYEEAEQMYRQTLQLREKVLGKEHPGTLTSINNLASVLDSQGKYEEAEQMYRQTQQLREKVLGKEHPGTLTSMNNLALVLKKPGKYEEAEQMYRQTLQLREKVLGKEHPGTLTSMNNLALVLDSQGKYEEAEQMYRQTLQLREKVLGKEHPGTLTSMNNLASVLDSQGKYEEAEQMYRQTLQLREKVLGKEHPGTLE